In Vibrio lentus, a single genomic region encodes these proteins:
- the mgtE gene encoding magnesium transporter, translated as MAEQLEFDQAHQTLQEVSEALENGRFVHVRRLLQDMEPEDIAHLLEASPRKSRDVLWQLTDPEDYGEILDELNEDVKDALVSKMAPETLAEATEGMETDDVAYVLRSLPDDVSREVLSQMDSVDRALVETALSYPEDSAGALMNTDVITIRGDVDVEVVLRYLRMRGELPDATDALYVIDDDERLIGNLSLSTLITTQPDVAVSEVMEDADEAIAVETSASDITSLFERRNWVSAPVVDVNQHLVGRITIDDVVDVIREDAEHSMMSMAGMDDDEDTFAPVVKSARRRSVWLGANVLAALAAASVSNMFEATLNEMAAIAVLMTIVPSMGGVAGNQTVALVIRGLALGHIGDSNKRELLLKEASIGFLNGILWAVIIGGIVVAWKGNWILGGIISAAMMTNLIVAGIAGVTIPVMLKKMNIDPALAGGMALTTVTDVIGLSVFLGLATILI; from the coding sequence ATGGCAGAGCAATTAGAATTCGACCAAGCTCACCAAACCCTCCAAGAAGTCAGCGAAGCCCTAGAAAACGGCCGATTTGTTCACGTACGCCGACTACTTCAGGACATGGAGCCTGAAGATATTGCACACCTTTTAGAAGCCTCCCCTCGCAAAAGTCGTGATGTACTCTGGCAACTCACCGATCCTGAAGACTACGGTGAAATTCTTGATGAGCTAAACGAAGACGTCAAAGATGCTCTTGTGTCGAAAATGGCACCAGAAACCTTGGCAGAAGCAACCGAAGGTATGGAGACCGATGACGTCGCGTACGTACTTCGAAGCCTACCCGACGATGTTTCTCGCGAAGTCCTTTCTCAAATGGACTCCGTTGATCGTGCCTTAGTTGAAACAGCACTATCGTACCCAGAAGATTCAGCGGGTGCGTTAATGAACACCGACGTAATCACGATCCGTGGTGATGTCGATGTTGAGGTCGTCCTGCGTTATTTACGTATGCGTGGTGAATTACCAGACGCTACCGATGCATTGTATGTTATTGACGACGACGAACGCCTGATAGGTAACCTATCGCTCAGCACACTGATTACGACGCAACCCGATGTTGCGGTTTCCGAAGTGATGGAAGATGCAGACGAAGCTATCGCGGTTGAAACCAGTGCCTCTGATATCACCAGTCTATTCGAACGTCGTAACTGGGTGTCAGCTCCTGTTGTCGATGTAAATCAACATCTTGTCGGTCGTATCACGATCGATGATGTGGTTGATGTCATTCGTGAGGATGCCGAACACTCGATGATGAGCATGGCGGGTATGGACGATGACGAAGATACCTTCGCTCCGGTCGTAAAATCCGCACGTCGTCGTAGTGTCTGGTTAGGCGCAAATGTTTTAGCAGCACTCGCCGCAGCGTCTGTGTCTAACATGTTTGAAGCGACACTGAATGAGATGGCAGCCATCGCTGTTTTGATGACCATCGTACCGTCCATGGGCGGTGTTGCTGGTAACCAAACCGTCGCTCTGGTCATTCGTGGTTTAGCACTTGGTCACATCGGTGACAGTAACAAACGCGAACTACTACTCAAAGAAGCCTCTATCGGCTTCCTTAACGGCATTCTATGGGCCGTTATCATTGGCGGTATAGTCGTAGCTTGGAAAGGCAATTGGATCTTGGGAGGCATTATCTCAGCAGCGATGATGACGAACTTGATTGTCGCAGGTATTGCAGGTGTAACCATTCCAGTGATGCTGAAGAAGATGAATATCGACCCAGCCCTTGCTGGCGGTATGGCATTGACCACTGTAACCGATGTTATTGGCCTATCGGTGTTCTTAGGCTTAGCGACCATACTGATCTAG
- the pmbA gene encoding metalloprotease PmbA — MDVKQQVAQQRVELEAAVAKALDMASVSADAAEVAITKSTGLSVSTRMCEVENVEFNSDGALGITVYRGQKKGSASTSDLSEKAIAQTVAAALDIAQYTSEDPFAGPAPKEYMVKEIPDLDLFHPDEPNPDYAAEIAIAAERQALAYSDKIKQSDGASYDSHYGVKVYGNSHGLLASFASSRHSTSCCVIGEGANGEMERDYSYTVARHRDELWTPERVGQEAAEKTVSRLDAKKLPTGQYPIMFANDVATGLIGHLVMAISGGNLYRKSSFLLDHLGQKILPDWFNISERPHILRGLASSPFDSEGVYTQDREIITDGVLATYLLTSYAARKMEMTPTGHAGGIHNWFVKSTGQNFEQMLKELGTGFLVTEVMGQGVNTVTGDYSRGAAGFWVENGEIQYPVSEVTIAGNLKDMFTQIVAVGNDVETRSQIQTGSILLESMKVAGE; from the coding sequence ATGGATGTAAAACAGCAAGTCGCCCAGCAAAGAGTTGAGCTAGAAGCCGCAGTAGCTAAAGCGTTGGATATGGCATCAGTGAGTGCAGACGCAGCTGAGGTCGCTATTACTAAGTCAACGGGTTTAAGTGTTTCAACACGTATGTGTGAAGTGGAAAACGTTGAATTTAATAGTGATGGTGCTCTAGGCATTACTGTTTATCGCGGCCAGAAGAAAGGCAGCGCATCTACATCTGATCTGAGCGAGAAGGCGATTGCTCAAACCGTCGCAGCCGCGCTTGATATTGCTCAATACACTTCTGAAGACCCGTTTGCAGGTCCAGCACCTAAAGAATATATGGTGAAAGAAATTCCTGATTTGGATCTTTTTCACCCTGATGAGCCGAACCCTGACTATGCCGCTGAGATTGCGATTGCTGCCGAAAGACAAGCACTCGCGTACAGCGACAAGATCAAACAAAGTGATGGCGCAAGCTACGACAGCCATTATGGCGTTAAGGTTTATGGTAATAGCCACGGTTTACTAGCCAGCTTCGCATCAAGCCGTCATAGCACAAGCTGTTGTGTGATTGGTGAAGGTGCTAATGGCGAAATGGAACGTGATTACAGCTACACCGTTGCACGTCACCGTGATGAGCTTTGGACGCCTGAGCGTGTTGGTCAAGAAGCCGCAGAAAAGACTGTAAGCCGTTTGGATGCGAAGAAGCTTCCAACAGGTCAATACCCAATCATGTTCGCTAACGACGTCGCTACAGGACTAATTGGCCACCTTGTGATGGCAATTAGCGGTGGCAACCTTTACCGCAAGTCTTCGTTCTTACTGGATCACCTAGGTCAGAAAATCCTACCAGATTGGTTCAATATCTCTGAGCGTCCGCATATCTTACGTGGTTTGGCTTCAAGTCCGTTCGACAGCGAAGGTGTTTACACTCAAGATCGTGAAATTATCACGGATGGTGTGTTAGCAACTTACCTTCTGACTAGCTATGCTGCTCGTAAGATGGAAATGACACCGACAGGTCATGCGGGTGGTATCCATAACTGGTTCGTTAAATCTACCGGTCAAAACTTTGAGCAAATGCTAAAAGAATTAGGCACAGGTTTCCTTGTGACTGAAGTGATGGGGCAAGGTGTGAATACCGTGACTGGTGATTACTCTCGTGGCGCAGCAGGTTTCTGGGTTGAGAATGGAGAGATCCAATACCCAGTGTCGGAAGTGACGATCGCGGGCAATCTAAAAGACATGTTCACTCAGATTGTAGCGGTAGGTAACGACGTTGAAACGCGTTCGCAAATTCAAACCGGTTCTATCTTGCTTGAGTCGATGAAAGTCGCAGGCGAGTAA
- the yjgA gene encoding ribosome biogenesis factor YjgA: MARKNQKAPWEPEEEIIWVSKTEMKTDMDALQKLGEELVELKPSILDKFPLSEDLALAIKDAQRFKNEAKRRQLQYIGKVMRNVDPEPIQAALDKIRNKHSQATVELHKLEQLRDRVVAEGDAAISDVMDMYPEADRQRLRQLARQANKEKSANKPAKSSREIFQILKELKLGD, translated from the coding sequence ATGGCTCGCAAAAACCAAAAAGCCCCATGGGAACCAGAAGAAGAAATCATCTGGGTAAGTAAGACTGAAATGAAAACGGACATGGACGCCCTGCAAAAGCTGGGAGAAGAGCTTGTTGAACTAAAGCCTTCTATTCTTGATAAGTTTCCTTTGTCTGAAGATCTGGCTTTAGCGATTAAAGATGCACAGCGCTTTAAAAATGAAGCAAAGCGCCGTCAGCTTCAATACATTGGTAAAGTAATGCGTAATGTAGATCCAGAGCCGATTCAAGCGGCTTTAGATAAGATTCGCAACAAACACTCTCAAGCAACAGTTGAACTGCACAAACTAGAGCAACTGCGTGACCGCGTTGTTGCTGAAGGCGATGCTGCCATTTCAGACGTGATGGATATGTACCCTGAAGCAGACCGTCAACGTCTTCGTCAGCTAGCTCGTCAAGCTAACAAAGAGAAATCAGCGAACAAGCCAGCAAAATCTTCTCGTGAGATTTTCCAAATCTTAAAAGAGCTAAAGCTAGGCGACTAA
- the thiQ gene encoding thiamine ABC transporter ATP-binding protein: MLVMKDVDYHYHRELFSFDFQAEQGDIVALMGPSGAGKSTLLALVAGFIEPTSGEISVAGQSLIGKEAHQRPLAMLFQEHNLFAHLTVRENIGLGLHPGLKLTATQKLEVEQAAAQVGVAEYLDRLPEHLSGGQRQRVALARCFVQPHDIWLLDEPFSALDPLLREEMLSLVKRLAAERNITVLMVTHHLGDARSIANKFVFVALGKVLVEDSIDALTADHPQGELSSFVRAGE, translated from the coding sequence ATGTTAGTGATGAAAGATGTGGATTACCACTATCACCGAGAGTTGTTTAGTTTTGATTTTCAAGCAGAGCAGGGCGACATTGTTGCATTGATGGGGCCTAGTGGGGCGGGTAAATCAACACTGCTGGCACTGGTTGCTGGTTTTATTGAGCCGACATCGGGTGAGATCTCGGTAGCAGGGCAATCTTTGATAGGCAAAGAAGCACATCAACGCCCATTAGCTATGTTGTTCCAAGAGCATAACTTGTTTGCCCATCTCACCGTGCGTGAAAATATTGGTTTGGGGCTGCACCCAGGGTTAAAGCTTACGGCAACCCAAAAGCTTGAAGTTGAGCAAGCAGCCGCACAAGTTGGGGTCGCGGAGTATTTGGATAGATTGCCGGAGCATTTATCGGGCGGTCAACGTCAGCGTGTAGCGCTAGCTCGATGCTTCGTACAGCCACATGACATTTGGCTGCTTGATGAGCCCTTTTCGGCGCTTGATCCTTTGCTTCGTGAAGAGATGCTGAGCTTAGTGAAGCGATTAGCAGCAGAGCGAAACATTACTGTTTTGATGGTGACACACCACTTAGGTGATGCGCGCAGTATCGCAAACAAGTTTGTGTTTGTGGCACTGGGTAAGGTTTTAGTCGAAGACTCGATAGATGCGCTAACTGCCGATCACCCACAAGGCGAATTGAGTTCCTTTGTTCGAGCTGGAGAATAA
- the thiP gene encoding thiamine/thiamine pyrophosphate ABC transporter permease ThiP: MIKKTPKVGIWVAILITAFVVSAVGALLSNAPSLDISQVWSDPYYWHVTKFSFYQAILSTVLSVGFAIPVAHALCRRQFFGRALLLRLFASTLVLPVLVGVFGLLAIYGNSGWLAKFLANFDIELPFSIYGLNGILLAHVFFNLPYASRLLLQALDTVPAEQHKLCAHLGMSHWNKFKWVEWPRLRQQLPHVCGLVFMLCFTSFATVMALGGGPKSTTIELAIYQAIKFDFDLQAGALLAIWQMLLCGVLAVSIQRLSKSISVTASQLSEDKYLVKDSWWSKAWDSFWIIVVSMLVLPPLAMVIFSGINSQALTVLSSEPFWAALMTSVRVASLASVIAVFIGIAILLTSRAWRLQNKNFRADKIELIGTIILVTPGLVISTGLFLLLRSFTDVFSLAFFIVIAVNSLMALPYVIKTLAQPMLHLSQQYQYVCASLGMTGFTRFRLVEWRALRKPMAHAFSISFMLAMGDLSAIALFGSHDFRTLPLYLFQLLGSYQMEAAAVVSVSLLLLSVGSFSLIEFLFTRNSKLDAKGLRNR; encoded by the coding sequence ATGATAAAGAAAACACCTAAGGTCGGGATCTGGGTTGCGATACTCATTACCGCCTTCGTGGTTTCAGCAGTTGGGGCATTGCTTAGCAATGCCCCTTCTCTTGATATCAGCCAAGTATGGTCCGATCCTTACTATTGGCATGTAACGAAATTCAGTTTTTATCAAGCGATACTCTCAACTGTGCTGAGTGTTGGCTTTGCTATACCCGTTGCTCATGCTCTGTGTCGCAGGCAATTTTTTGGACGAGCTTTGTTGTTAAGACTGTTCGCGTCGACTTTGGTTCTGCCTGTGTTAGTCGGTGTCTTTGGCTTGCTTGCGATTTATGGTAACAGTGGCTGGTTAGCTAAATTTTTGGCTAACTTCGACATTGAATTGCCATTCTCGATTTATGGTTTGAATGGCATTTTGCTGGCGCACGTTTTCTTTAATCTGCCTTATGCTAGCCGTTTACTTTTACAAGCTTTGGATACCGTGCCTGCCGAGCAACACAAGCTGTGTGCTCATTTGGGCATGAGCCATTGGAATAAATTTAAATGGGTCGAATGGCCACGTTTAAGACAACAACTACCACATGTTTGTGGTTTAGTTTTCATGTTGTGCTTCACCAGCTTTGCTACCGTAATGGCTCTTGGTGGAGGCCCTAAATCGACCACGATTGAACTAGCCATCTATCAAGCGATTAAATTCGACTTTGACTTACAGGCTGGTGCGTTACTCGCAATATGGCAAATGCTACTGTGTGGTGTGTTAGCGGTGAGTATTCAGCGCCTGTCTAAGTCAATCTCTGTGACAGCCAGCCAGCTGTCGGAAGATAAATATTTGGTTAAGGACAGCTGGTGGTCAAAAGCTTGGGATAGCTTTTGGATCATCGTAGTCTCAATGCTGGTATTGCCGCCATTAGCCATGGTTATCTTTAGTGGTATTAACTCTCAAGCTTTGACGGTACTCAGCAGTGAACCGTTTTGGGCGGCGTTAATGACCTCAGTTCGTGTCGCTTCCTTGGCCAGTGTTATCGCCGTTTTTATTGGTATTGCGATACTGCTGACCAGTCGAGCATGGCGCTTGCAGAATAAGAATTTTCGAGCCGATAAAATCGAGCTGATTGGCACGATTATCTTAGTGACACCGGGGTTAGTGATCAGTACTGGCCTTTTCTTATTGCTGCGTTCATTTACCGATGTGTTCAGCTTGGCTTTCTTTATTGTGATTGCAGTAAACAGTTTGATGGCGCTGCCTTACGTGATTAAAACCTTGGCTCAACCTATGCTGCACCTGTCTCAGCAGTATCAGTATGTGTGTGCGAGCTTAGGGATGACCGGCTTTACGCGATTTAGGCTGGTGGAATGGCGAGCATTACGTAAACCTATGGCGCACGCATTCTCGATTAGCTTCATGCTTGCAATGGGAGATTTAAGTGCGATTGCCTTGTTTGGCAGTCATGATTTTAGAACACTACCTTTGTATCTATTCCAATTGCTAGGCAGCTATCAAATGGAAGCCGCCGCCGTTGTTTCGGTCAGTCTGCTGTTATTGAGTGTCGGCAGTTTTAGTCTGATAGAATTTTTATTTACTCGAAACTCAAAGCTAGATGCTAAAGGGTTAAGGAACCGATGA
- the thiB gene encoding thiamine ABC transporter substrate binding subunit, translating into MKFTLTTLAVTTAISFSAVAADNTLTVYTYDSFAADWGPRPAVEKAFEEKCGCDVNFVALEDGVSILNRLRLEGGNSKADIVLGLDNNLMAEAKATGLLAEHSVDTSSVTLPNGWNDSTFVPYDFGYFAFIYNKEKLANPPKSLKELVEQRDDLKVIYQDPRTSTPGQGMMLWMKSVYGDEATAAWKKLAQKTVTVTKGWSEAYSMFLEGESDLVLSYTTSPAYHIIAESDSKYAAASFEEGHYTQVEVAAKVKGSKNEKLADEFMAFILSDEFQSAMPTGNWMYPVTDIELPKGFEQLTVPQKALSFTPEEIAAKRKPWIREWQSALTF; encoded by the coding sequence GTGAAATTCACATTAACAACCCTTGCTGTTACTACAGCCATCTCTTTTTCTGCCGTTGCTGCAGACAATACTCTAACTGTATATACCTATGATTCTTTTGCTGCGGATTGGGGCCCTCGTCCTGCCGTTGAAAAAGCATTCGAAGAAAAGTGTGGCTGTGATGTGAATTTTGTCGCGCTAGAAGATGGCGTGTCTATTCTTAACCGCTTGCGTCTTGAAGGTGGTAACAGCAAAGCAGACATCGTGTTAGGCCTAGATAATAATCTAATGGCTGAAGCGAAAGCGACAGGCTTATTAGCTGAGCACAGTGTTGATACGTCATCAGTGACACTTCCTAACGGTTGGAACGACAGCACCTTTGTTCCTTATGATTTTGGTTACTTTGCGTTTATCTATAACAAAGAGAAATTAGCAAACCCGCCTAAGAGTTTGAAAGAATTGGTCGAGCAGCGTGATGACCTCAAGGTTATCTACCAAGACCCACGTACATCAACACCAGGCCAAGGCATGATGCTTTGGATGAAGTCGGTTTACGGTGATGAAGCAACTGCAGCATGGAAGAAACTTGCTCAGAAAACGGTTACTGTGACTAAAGGCTGGTCTGAAGCTTACTCTATGTTTCTAGAAGGAGAGTCTGATTTAGTGTTGTCTTACACAACTTCTCCGGCTTATCACATCATTGCAGAAAGTGATTCTAAGTACGCAGCTGCAAGCTTTGAAGAAGGTCATTACACTCAAGTTGAAGTGGCAGCCAAGGTAAAAGGTAGCAAGAACGAGAAACTTGCTGATGAGTTTATGGCGTTTATTCTAAGTGACGAATTCCAATCAGCAATGCCAACGGGCAACTGGATGTACCCAGTGACTGACATCGAACTACCAAAAGGGTTCGAGCAGTTAACGGTACCGCAGAAAGCTCTGAGCTTTACGCCTGAAGAAATTGCCGCTAAGCGTAAGCCTTGGATTCGCGAATGGCAGAGTGCGCTTACTTTTTAA
- a CDS encoding flavin prenyltransferase UbiX, which produces MTKHDKAITLAFTGASGAPYGLRLLECLLAADYQVYLLISSAARVVLATEHELKLPAGPDAAKQALVKHLGCDPEKLVVCGKDDWFSPVASGSAAPKQMVVCPCSAGSLASIAHGLSDNLIERAADVVMKERGQLLLVVRETPFSTLHLENMHKLSTMGVTIMPAAPGFYHQPKSIEDLVDFMVARILDHLGIEQGLVPRWGYDQRN; this is translated from the coding sequence ATGACAAAACACGATAAAGCTATAACCCTCGCTTTCACTGGCGCATCTGGTGCGCCTTACGGACTGCGTTTACTTGAATGCCTATTGGCGGCAGATTATCAGGTCTATTTGCTGATATCGTCGGCAGCGCGAGTGGTGTTGGCGACTGAGCATGAACTTAAGTTACCTGCTGGGCCTGACGCAGCGAAACAAGCTTTGGTTAAGCATTTAGGTTGCGACCCAGAAAAGCTGGTGGTGTGTGGCAAAGATGACTGGTTCTCACCGGTTGCCTCTGGTTCTGCAGCACCGAAGCAGATGGTGGTGTGTCCATGTTCTGCGGGAAGCTTAGCTTCAATTGCTCATGGTCTATCAGATAACCTGATTGAGCGAGCTGCTGATGTGGTTATGAAAGAGCGAGGCCAGCTGCTGTTGGTGGTTCGTGAGACGCCATTTTCTACGCTGCATCTAGAGAACATGCACAAACTCTCGACCATGGGCGTAACGATCATGCCTGCGGCTCCGGGTTTTTATCACCAACCTAAGTCGATCGAAGATCTGGTCGATTTTATGGTGGCGCGTATTTTGGATCATCTTGGTATTGAGCAAGGTTTAGTGCCACGTTGGGGTTACGATCAACGTAATTGA
- the mpl gene encoding UDP-N-acetylmuramate:L-alanyl-gamma-D-glutamyl-meso-diaminopimelate ligase — protein MHIHILGICGTFMGGAAVLARQLGHKVTGSDANVYPPMSTLLESQGIEIIEGFDPSQLEPRPDLVVIGNAMSRGNPCVEYVLDNNLRYTSGPQWLQEFLLHDRWVLAVSGTHGKTTTSSMLAWILEDCGYAPGFLVGGVLGNFGISARLGESMFFVVEADEYDSAFFDKRSKFVHYHPRTLVMNNLEFDHADIFDDLEAIKRQFHHLVRTVPSNGRIFSPKQDTAIQDVLSRGCWSETESSGELGDWDAKKLVKDGSKFEVYFQGECVGTVDWDLVGDHNVNNALMAIAAARHVGVTPDLGCESLATFINTKRRLEFKGEVAGVSVYDDFAHHPTAIELTLGGLRNKVDTKKIIAVLEPRSATMKRGVHKETLADSLKQADSTYLFQPDNIDWSVQDVADACHQPAHVSDDMDAFVARIVSEAQAGDQILVMSNGGFGGIHQKLLDALALRANGIQAPII, from the coding sequence ATGCATATTCATATCTTAGGAATTTGTGGCACCTTCATGGGTGGTGCTGCGGTATTGGCTCGTCAATTAGGTCACAAGGTTACTGGTAGTGACGCGAATGTTTATCCTCCAATGAGCACCTTGTTGGAGTCTCAGGGGATTGAGATTATTGAAGGGTTCGACCCGAGCCAATTAGAACCAAGACCTGACTTAGTAGTCATTGGCAATGCGATGAGCCGTGGTAACCCGTGTGTTGAGTATGTATTGGATAACAACCTTAGATACACTTCAGGGCCGCAGTGGTTGCAAGAGTTCTTGTTGCATGACCGTTGGGTTCTGGCGGTATCTGGAACGCATGGTAAGACAACAACATCGAGCATGCTGGCTTGGATCCTTGAAGACTGCGGTTACGCGCCGGGCTTTCTTGTTGGTGGTGTGTTGGGTAACTTTGGTATCTCTGCTCGCCTTGGTGAAAGCATGTTCTTCGTGGTTGAAGCTGACGAATACGACAGCGCTTTCTTCGATAAGCGATCTAAGTTTGTTCATTACCACCCAAGAACGTTAGTGATGAACAATCTCGAATTCGATCATGCAGATATCTTTGATGATCTTGAGGCAATCAAGCGACAGTTCCATCATTTGGTTCGCACTGTACCAAGTAATGGCCGTATTTTCTCACCGAAGCAAGACACCGCGATCCAAGATGTGTTATCTCGTGGCTGCTGGAGTGAAACTGAGTCGAGTGGTGAACTCGGTGATTGGGATGCCAAGAAACTGGTTAAAGACGGCTCTAAATTTGAGGTGTACTTCCAAGGTGAATGTGTTGGAACCGTAGATTGGGATTTGGTTGGCGATCATAACGTCAACAATGCTTTGATGGCGATTGCGGCGGCAAGGCATGTTGGTGTCACACCTGACTTAGGGTGCGAATCACTGGCGACGTTCATTAATACCAAGCGTCGCTTAGAGTTTAAAGGCGAAGTGGCAGGCGTTTCTGTCTATGACGATTTTGCTCATCACCCTACAGCGATTGAACTTACGCTGGGCGGCTTACGTAATAAGGTCGACACAAAGAAAATCATTGCCGTTTTAGAGCCGCGTTCTGCCACCATGAAGCGTGGTGTGCACAAAGAAACCTTGGCTGATTCGCTCAAGCAGGCGGATTCTACCTACTTATTCCAACCGGATAACATTGATTGGTCTGTACAAGACGTGGCCGATGCGTGCCATCAACCCGCGCACGTTAGTGATGACATGGACGCATTCGTTGCTAGAATTGTCTCAGAGGCACAAGCGGGCGACCAAATCTTGGTAATGAGTAACGGTGGTTTTGGTGGTATTCACCAGAAACTGTTGGATGCGTTGGCACTCAGGGCTAACGGCATCCAAGCCCCTATAATTTGA
- the fbp gene encoding class 1 fructose-bisphosphatase: MSEMRTLGEFIVAKQNDFPHASGDLSSLLSSIRLAAKIVNREINKAGLVDITGAVGTDNVQGEEQQKLDLYANDKFKAALEARDQVCGVASEEEDEAVAFNKELNKNAKYVVLMDPLDGSSNIDVNVSVGTIFSIYRRVSPIGTPPTQEDFLQPGHKQVAAGYVIYGSSTMLVYTTGAGVNGFTYDPSLGTFCLSHENMMIPDEGKIYSINEGNYFRFPTGVKKYIKYCQEDEPSDNRPYTSRYIGSLVSDFHRNLLKGGIYLYPSTQSHPQGKLRLLYECNPIAFLMEQAGGIASDGVQRIMDIKPTELHQRVPFFVGSTDMVRKVEEFLELNQD; encoded by the coding sequence ATGTCTGAGATGCGCACCCTTGGTGAATTCATTGTTGCAAAACAAAATGACTTCCCCCATGCAAGCGGTGATCTATCATCCCTTTTGTCATCAATTCGTCTTGCTGCGAAAATTGTTAACCGCGAAATTAACAAAGCAGGTCTTGTCGACATTACTGGCGCTGTTGGTACAGACAACGTTCAAGGTGAAGAGCAACAAAAGCTAGACCTATACGCGAACGACAAGTTTAAAGCTGCACTTGAAGCCCGAGACCAAGTTTGTGGTGTTGCGAGTGAAGAAGAAGACGAAGCCGTTGCCTTCAATAAAGAGCTCAACAAAAACGCAAAATACGTCGTGCTGATGGATCCACTTGATGGTTCTTCAAACATCGATGTGAATGTATCGGTTGGTACAATCTTCTCTATCTACCGTCGAGTATCACCGATTGGTACTCCGCCAACACAAGAAGATTTCCTACAACCTGGGCACAAGCAAGTTGCCGCGGGTTACGTAATTTACGGTTCTTCAACCATGCTTGTTTACACAACAGGTGCTGGTGTAAATGGTTTCACCTACGACCCATCACTGGGTACCTTCTGTCTATCTCATGAAAACATGATGATCCCTGATGAAGGCAAGATTTACTCGATCAACGAAGGTAACTACTTCCGCTTCCCAACGGGTGTTAAAAAGTACATCAAGTACTGCCAAGAAGATGAGCCGAGTGACAACCGCCCTTATACTTCTCGTTACATTGGTTCTCTAGTATCAGATTTCCACCGTAACCTGCTAAAAGGCGGCATCTACTTATACCCAAGTACACAAAGCCACCCTCAAGGTAAGTTGCGTTTGCTTTATGAGTGCAACCCAATTGCTTTCCTTATGGAACAGGCTGGTGGTATCGCTTCAGACGGTGTTCAACGTATCATGGATATCAAACCAACAGAGTTACACCAACGTGTACCTTTCTTTGTTGGCTCAACAGACATGGTTCGTAAGGTAGAAGAATTTCTTGAGCTTAACCAAGACTAA
- a CDS encoding DUF2799 domain-containing protein: MKYILLVLSVMLFGCAQTPPPTSMNTTDWQSFGEEMALKGKTKQTEASLAEAASSPSIDANLYAAYGQGYEVGKTQYCSQNPRALGRRGETYLGICDDIDKWFRFNYERGAESKFDVR; this comes from the coding sequence ATGAAATATATATTATTGGTGCTATCAGTAATGCTATTTGGTTGTGCGCAAACTCCGCCACCAACATCAATGAACACGACCGATTGGCAGAGCTTTGGCGAAGAAATGGCGCTGAAAGGAAAAACCAAACAGACTGAAGCAAGTTTGGCTGAAGCCGCGTCTTCACCATCAATTGATGCAAACTTGTATGCCGCTTATGGCCAAGGTTACGAAGTGGGTAAAACTCAGTATTGTTCTCAGAATCCAAGAGCGCTAGGGCGTCGTGGTGAAACCTATCTTGGAATTTGTGATGACATCGATAAATGGTTCCGCTTCAACTATGAACGAGGTGCTGAATCGAAATTTGATGTTCGATAA
- a CDS encoding gamma-glutamylcyclotransferase family protein yields MQHLVFVYGTLREGQSNHHYLQHCELLGRFDTPESFTLFDLGAYPAMIFGKKSVAGEVYIINDEILESLDRLEDVPVEYRREQIETIFGLAWVYLYQLDLTANKEILSGDWCKRNNPL; encoded by the coding sequence ATGCAGCATCTTGTGTTCGTCTATGGCACGTTGAGAGAAGGCCAGTCTAATCACCACTATTTGCAGCATTGTGAGTTGTTGGGGCGCTTTGATACACCAGAGTCGTTTACTCTTTTTGATTTAGGTGCCTATCCGGCGATGATTTTTGGAAAGAAAAGTGTCGCTGGCGAGGTCTATATCATTAACGACGAAATTTTGGAGTCGCTCGATCGGCTAGAAGATGTCCCTGTTGAGTATCGTCGCGAGCAAATAGAGACTATATTTGGATTAGCATGGGTATATTTGTATCAGCTTGATCTAACAGCTAATAAAGAAATACTTTCGGGTGACTGGTGTAAGCGGAACAACCCGCTATAG